One genomic region from Vibrio sp. SCSIO 43137 encodes:
- the phrB gene encoding deoxyribodipyrimidine photo-lyase — translation MNSIIWFRRDVRIHDNPALNRALEQGANKAIFISTPEQWQKHHMAPVQADFIARHLRLLSSQLAAVGIELIHLHSRDFRHQAEVLQQFCQQNNISQVFANTESGVNEEQRDDLVAKQGINLLLTECETILPPGSVVNQQGQMYRVFTPFKKAWLQQLRQRGIDLSLTPEVSDGFIDQAELAINFDYPMQDSSRWPLADRVMSEVVEQFLQFKLDDYGNKRDFPGIKATSGLSPYLAIGAISVRWLTTRLIQREPEIIEDQNYPGFAWLNELIWRDFYKHLLFHFPDLSKGKSFQPKYQNMHWHNNPEHFQAWCEGRTGYPIVDAAMNQLRQTGWMHNRLRMIVASFLTKHLLIDWRWGEQFFMSQLIDGDLSANNGGWQWAAGTGCDAQPYFRIFNPLTQSKKFDPNGDFIRRYIPELNDVPDKVIHFPYDYLLSRGEGHKYPAPIVEHSEARQRALEFYKQYQ, via the coding sequence TTGAACTCCATTATCTGGTTCAGGCGCGATGTGCGTATTCATGACAACCCTGCCCTAAACCGAGCGTTAGAGCAGGGTGCAAACAAAGCGATATTTATCTCTACTCCTGAACAGTGGCAAAAACATCATATGGCGCCAGTTCAGGCCGATTTTATTGCAAGGCACTTGCGTCTGCTTTCTTCTCAACTGGCGGCTGTCGGAATTGAGCTTATTCATCTGCATAGCAGAGATTTCCGTCATCAGGCGGAAGTTCTGCAACAGTTTTGTCAGCAGAACAATATCAGTCAGGTGTTTGCCAATACTGAGTCTGGAGTGAATGAAGAGCAAAGGGATGATCTGGTAGCAAAACAGGGCATAAATCTGCTTCTGACAGAGTGTGAAACCATTCTTCCTCCCGGTAGTGTGGTGAATCAGCAGGGTCAGATGTATCGTGTGTTTACCCCTTTTAAAAAGGCGTGGTTGCAGCAGTTGCGCCAGAGAGGGATAGATCTTAGCCTCACACCTGAGGTATCCGATGGCTTTATTGACCAAGCTGAGTTGGCAATCAATTTCGATTACCCTATGCAGGACTCCTCGCGCTGGCCGTTGGCCGACAGAGTGATGAGTGAAGTGGTTGAGCAGTTTTTGCAGTTTAAACTGGACGACTACGGCAACAAGCGCGATTTTCCCGGAATCAAGGCAACGTCCGGTCTCTCGCCTTATCTTGCTATAGGGGCCATTAGTGTTCGCTGGCTGACTACCCGGTTGATACAGCGGGAACCTGAAATTATAGAAGATCAAAACTATCCCGGCTTTGCATGGCTCAATGAGCTGATATGGCGCGATTTTTATAAACACTTGCTGTTTCATTTTCCTGATCTCTCCAAAGGCAAATCATTTCAACCCAAATACCAGAATATGCACTGGCACAACAATCCAGAGCACTTTCAGGCATGGTGCGAAGGCAGAACCGGTTATCCTATTGTCGATGCTGCGATGAATCAGCTCAGGCAAACGGGATGGATGCATAACCGGTTGAGAATGATTGTGGCCAGTTTCCTGACCAAGCACCTGTTGATCGACTGGCGATGGGGCGAACAGTTCTTTATGTCGCAACTGATTGACGGCGATCTAAGTGCTAACAATGGTGGCTGGCAATGGGCGGCCGGTACGGGTTGCGATGCCCAGCCCTACTTCAGAATCTTTAACCCACTGACCCAGAGCAAAAAATTTGATCCAAACGGCGACTTTATCCGTAGATATATACCAGAGCTTAATGATGTGCCCGACAAGGTTATTCATTTCCCTTATGACTATCTGCTTAGCAGGGGAGAAGGGCATAAATACCCGGCGCCAATAGTGGAACATAGTGAAGCACGACAGAGAGCATTGGAGTTTTACAAACAGTATCAGTAA
- a CDS encoding YbgA family protein — MTTKMKVGISACVTGQQVRYDKSHKRSAFCMEELSEFVDFKPVCPEVAVGLPVPRPTIRQIAKQDMIVVSRPDGSSDVTESMTRFGQTYGSQCDDLAGFIFCAKSPSCGMERVKVYQEDGKGSEMTGVGLFARQVMELNPLLPCEENGRLNDPVIRENFISRVFTYQKWLNLKAEGFTIHKLMTFHSRHKYLLMSHNIECYRKAGRILANPFDDINQVAEEYITVLMSGLKIKATRRSHTNTLQHLQGYFKKQLDKEKRRELSEQIEAYRQGLTPLLVPLTLINHYLMEYPNPYLAAQTYLSPHPKELRLRYGY; from the coding sequence ATGACGACAAAAATGAAGGTTGGTATCAGTGCTTGTGTAACAGGTCAGCAGGTCAGATACGATAAGAGCCATAAACGCTCGGCATTTTGTATGGAAGAGTTATCTGAATTTGTCGACTTCAAACCGGTCTGCCCTGAAGTGGCCGTCGGGTTACCCGTTCCCAGGCCAACCATCAGGCAGATAGCTAAGCAGGATATGATAGTGGTCTCCCGCCCTGACGGTAGCAGTGATGTTACCGAGTCCATGACCCGTTTTGGTCAGACTTATGGCAGTCAATGTGATGATTTGGCCGGCTTTATTTTCTGTGCTAAGAGTCCGAGTTGCGGTATGGAGCGGGTTAAAGTCTATCAGGAAGATGGCAAAGGTTCGGAAATGACCGGCGTCGGTCTGTTCGCCAGACAGGTGATGGAACTGAACCCTCTGCTGCCTTGCGAAGAAAATGGCCGCCTGAATGATCCTGTTATCCGTGAGAATTTTATCAGCCGCGTTTTCACCTATCAGAAGTGGTTAAATTTAAAGGCTGAGGGTTTCACCATTCATAAGTTGATGACGTTCCACAGTCGCCATAAGTACCTGCTGATGAGCCATAATATTGAGTGTTACCGTAAGGCAGGACGAATTCTGGCGAACCCTTTTGATGATATTAATCAAGTGGCAGAAGAGTACATTACTGTGTTGATGAGCGGCCTGAAAATTAAGGCAACCCGCCGCAGCCATACTAATACTCTTCAGCATCTTCAGGGCTATTTTAAAAAGCAGCTCGACAAAGAGAAACGTCGCGAGCTGAGTGAGCAGATTGAAGCGTACCGACAAGGGTTAACGCCTCTATTGGTGCCCCTTACCCTGATCAATCACTACCTGATGGAATATCCAAACCCTTATCTTGCGGCCCAGACTTATCTGTCTCCGCATCCGAAAGAACTGAGACTGAGGTACGGTTATTGA
- a CDS encoding ChrR family anti-sigma-E factor, translating into MIKFHPTQALLKQYVEGDLPASVAVVVASHVEMCSECQSSVARMSEQIASEAFEMESVGNDSVPPQEIFSADMLSDLQDEQDLDMLAQIMDLPVDEQVMMPECPAELDIAGEQITLPRAINSIPMAEWKGIGKISRARLNLDDEERRMSLLHIDKGGAVPAHTHKGFEITLLLQGSFNDEMGEYQRGDFIWLDGEHTHNPVSEQGCVCLTVSSDALHFTQGVSQLFNPLGKLIY; encoded by the coding sequence ATGATTAAATTTCACCCGACTCAGGCTCTGCTAAAGCAGTATGTCGAAGGCGATCTGCCGGCATCCGTTGCCGTGGTTGTTGCCAGCCATGTTGAGATGTGTTCTGAGTGCCAGAGCTCAGTTGCCCGAATGTCAGAACAAATTGCTAGTGAAGCGTTTGAAATGGAATCAGTTGGTAATGATTCTGTTCCGCCACAAGAGATTTTCTCAGCAGATATGTTGTCAGATCTGCAAGATGAGCAGGACTTGGATATGTTGGCGCAGATAATGGATTTACCCGTTGATGAGCAGGTAATGATGCCTGAATGTCCGGCAGAGCTGGATATAGCAGGAGAGCAAATTACCCTGCCAAGAGCCATTAACTCTATCCCAATGGCGGAATGGAAAGGGATTGGCAAAATTTCCCGGGCACGCCTGAATCTCGATGACGAAGAGAGAAGAATGAGCCTGCTGCATATTGATAAAGGCGGAGCGGTTCCGGCTCATACTCATAAAGGCTTTGAAATTACCCTGCTGCTTCAGGGCAGCTTCAATGATGAGATGGGTGAGTACCAGCGCGGCGACTTTATCTGGCTGGATGGTGAACACACACATAACCCGGTGTCAGAACAAGGCTGCGTCTGTCTTACGGTGTCCAGTGATGCCCTTCACTTTACTCAGGGGGTCAGCCAGTTGTTTAATCCGTTGGGTAAGCTAATTTACTGA
- a CDS encoding sigma-70 family RNA polymerase sigma factor: protein MQQFQGQVEPVSGGSPISNIPCQQSHPELSQDLTLVAERQDRQAFTRLFKFFAPKIKRFGIKQYNNESQANELVQNTMANVWRKAALFNQEKGAATTWIYSVMRNASFDMLRKAKGHTEQNLGDDIWPLEQAMADRDDQQALFKDHLMSRHLEKLVESLPDAQRVVVQGVYFQELSQEQLSQQLGVPIGTIKSRLRLALEKIRQQMGEQHYD, encoded by the coding sequence ATGCAGCAATTTCAAGGACAAGTTGAACCTGTTTCGGGGGGAAGTCCCATTAGCAATATACCCTGCCAACAATCGCATCCGGAGTTGTCTCAGGATTTAACGCTGGTAGCAGAGCGTCAGGACAGGCAGGCCTTTACCCGTCTGTTTAAGTTTTTTGCTCCCAAAATTAAGCGGTTTGGCATAAAGCAGTACAACAACGAGAGTCAGGCCAATGAGCTGGTTCAGAACACCATGGCCAATGTGTGGAGAAAAGCGGCGCTGTTTAATCAGGAAAAAGGCGCGGCAACCACATGGATTTACAGTGTAATGCGTAACGCTTCTTTCGATATGTTGCGCAAGGCAAAGGGTCATACGGAGCAAAATCTCGGTGATGATATCTGGCCGCTGGAGCAGGCAATGGCAGACCGTGATGACCAGCAAGCGCTGTTTAAAGATCATCTGATGTCCAGACATTTGGAAAAACTGGTTGAAAGTCTGCCCGACGCTCAACGAGTCGTTGTACAAGGCGTCTATTTTCAGGAGCTGTCGCAGGAGCAACTGTCTCAGCAGCTTGGTGTACCCATAGGAACCATCAAGTCACGCTTACGTTTAGCTCTGGAAAAGATTCGGCAACAAATGGGAGAGCAGCATTATGATTAA
- a CDS encoding LON peptidase substrate-binding domain-containing protein: MSDIKEITDWKVDRDLHQYPVFPLPIFLLPGGMQTLRIFEPRYLAMIADLHNTQGFVVALYHRDKRGVLPGWGTFVTMVDFDQGEDGILTIDIQAEHLVSLSGFEYQQDGLLTAAAAKMPHWSSDYAEVLQTELALPKEAIQHQLSTLLREIFESHSQLEDLYKTQYFDYSEWVCARLLEIVPLPLNEKEKFVNELDYGQLIKLLGEMCKKESEKK; the protein is encoded by the coding sequence ATGTCAGATATAAAAGAGATTACCGATTGGAAAGTAGATAGGGATCTACATCAGTATCCGGTCTTTCCCCTGCCGATTTTTCTGCTTCCGGGCGGAATGCAGACATTACGTATTTTTGAGCCCAGATACCTTGCGATGATTGCTGACCTACACAACACACAGGGCTTTGTGGTCGCCCTTTACCACAGAGACAAACGCGGTGTTCTGCCCGGTTGGGGAACCTTTGTCACCATGGTCGATTTTGATCAGGGAGAAGACGGGATCCTGACCATTGATATTCAGGCAGAGCACCTTGTCAGTTTGTCTGGCTTTGAGTACCAACAGGATGGCTTACTCACTGCCGCGGCGGCGAAAATGCCTCACTGGTCTTCCGATTATGCCGAAGTTCTTCAGACTGAACTGGCGTTGCCGAAAGAAGCGATTCAGCATCAGCTCTCGACCCTGTTAAGAGAGATATTTGAATCTCACTCCCAGCTGGAAGATCTTTATAAGACTCAATATTTTGACTATTCTGAATGGGTATGCGCCCGGTTGCTTGAAATTGTTCCTTTGCCACTGAATGAGAAGGAAAAATTTGTTAACGAGCTGGATTATGGGCAGTTAATAAAACTCCTTGGAGAGATGTGTAAAAAAGAATCTGAAAAAAAGTGA